In Bacillus cereus ATCC 14579, a single window of DNA contains:
- a CDS encoding thioredoxin family protein, giving the protein MKSLESMEQFQQLKNEENVVFMFSAEWCPDCRFVDPFMPEVEEKYSDFSFYYVDRDEFIDLCVKLDVFGIPSFVAYNKGEETGRYVNKDRKTQEQIEEFIEGLK; this is encoded by the coding sequence ATGAAGTCATTAGAAAGCATGGAGCAATTCCAACAGTTAAAAAATGAAGAGAATGTAGTCTTTATGTTCTCAGCAGAATGGTGCCCAGACTGCCGCTTTGTAGATCCATTTATGCCAGAAGTAGAAGAGAAATATAGTGATTTCTCATTTTACTATGTAGATCGTGATGAGTTTATTGATCTATGTGTAAAATTAGACGTATTTGGCATTCCGAGCTTTGTAGCGTACAATAAAGGTGAAGAAACTGGTCGCTATGTAAACAAAGATCGTAAAACACAAGAACAAATCGAAGAGTTCATTGAAGGTTTAAAATAA
- the ytpR gene encoding YtpR family tRNA-binding protein, with the protein MNEVNVFYNLEGIGDTLIVALQDITLENRTFDRKGDVARVYDRESNVTAGFNIFNASSYLEVKETGNLTLTKELVEKINEILAKNGFEETVEADLSPKFVVGYVAEKEKHPNADKLNICKVEIGTETLQIVCGAPNVDAGQKVVVAKIGAVMPSGMLIKPAELRGVPSSGMICSARELELPDAPQEKGILVLEDSFEVGQEFKF; encoded by the coding sequence ATGAACGAAGTGAACGTTTTTTACAACCTTGAAGGAATTGGTGACACTTTAATTGTTGCCTTACAAGATATTACTTTAGAGAACCGTACTTTTGATCGCAAAGGAGATGTTGCACGCGTATATGATCGTGAAAGCAATGTAACAGCAGGATTCAACATCTTTAATGCATCTTCTTACTTAGAAGTAAAAGAAACAGGCAACCTTACATTAACGAAAGAGCTTGTAGAGAAAATCAACGAAATTTTAGCGAAGAATGGCTTTGAAGAAACAGTAGAAGCAGATCTTTCTCCGAAATTTGTTGTAGGCTATGTAGCTGAAAAAGAAAAGCATCCAAATGCTGACAAGCTAAACATCTGTAAAGTAGAAATCGGTACAGAAACATTACAAATCGTATGTGGTGCACCAAACGTTGATGCAGGACAAAAAGTTGTCGTTGCAAAAATTGGTGCTGTAATGCCAAGTGGTATGTTAATTAAACCAGCAGAACTTCGCGGTGTTCCTTCTTCTGGAATGATCTGCTCTGCACGTGAATTAGAGCTTCCAGATGCTCCACAAGAAAAAGGTATTCTTGTATTAGAAGATAGCTTTGAAGTTGGACAAGAGTTTAAATTTTAA
- a CDS encoding DNA translocase FtsK, translating into MLDWMKKLFNKEEEQTAMNKEVPKQIESQPKIPRVNHYTEAREAQMASRNAGKCRFPLVPDNGFDEEDESEVNRFEEQPVQGVAYEEPTAQRGIKVERSRRPYVEKVVSTYEEPEVQYEPVRESVVKKASAPSQESNRRPFRPTEMISPIYGYNRPSVEKKVEKQEEVKEREDLEISVEGKSVVDAWLEKKGYKLSDFSEGQAPTSSSHRAANQQGEQQYEENKKEEKSVVDQWLEKNGYEIERQVPLVEEKEVIKEMSTPQEVSADELLHKTVAEQMESAKLEKDVVVLNENNLQEELVASKVEHEDTILSEEIKRNTEIKQPTIEVEKQAPEESVIVKAEEKLEETIIVEIPEEVSKVEVIAETEELEEVVMETEAPEEVEEEVEVIAETKEPEEVVMETEEVEVIAEAEEVEVIVETEESEEVEVIAEAKESEEVEVIAEAKESEEVEVIAEAKESEEVEVIAEAKESEEVEVIAEAKESEEVEVIAEAKESEEVEVIAETEESEEVEVIAEAKELEEVEVITETEESEEVEVIAETEEVEVIAEAEEVEVIAEAEETEVIAETKAPVVETFVALEEIQQEDEAIEQKSEFIHVAEADEQTKKDVQSFANVLIAETEENRRVVEEAQVAEEQRVVEEAPVVEEQRVVEEAPVVEEQRVVEEAPVVEEQRVVEETPIAEEQPVVQKEEPKREKKRHVPFNVVMLKQDRTRLMERHAARANAMQPSANVRVENKPVQQEVAEPQVEERPVQQVVAEPQVEENPMQQVVVEPQVEERAVQQGVVEPQVEERPVQQVVVEPQVEENPMQQVVVEPQVEERPVQQVVVEPQVEERPVQQVVVEPQVEERPVQQVAEPQVEERPVQQVVAEPQVEEQPMQQVVVEQVQKPISSTEVQEKAYVVNQRENDMRNVLHTPPTYTVPPLALLSIPQQSALDNTEWLEEQKELLDTTFNNFHVGAHVINVSQGPAVTRFEVQPDPGVKVNKITNLSDDIKLSLAAKDIRIEAPIPGKSAIGIEVPNKESKPVFLREILRSPVFTKSESPLTVALGLDISGDPIVTDIRKMPHGLIAGATGSGKSVCINAILTSILYKAKPHEVKLMLIDPKMVELAPYNSVPHLVAPVITDVKAATAALKWAVEEMERRYELFAHAGARDLTRYNTIVSEREIPGETLPYIVIVIDELADLMMVAPGDVEEAICRIAQKARACGIHLLVATQRPSVDVITGLIKSNIPTRIAFTVSSQVDSRTIIDIGGAEKLLGRGDMLFLGNGTSKPVRVQGVYVSDDEIEKTVDHVKKQMKPNYLFKQEDLLAKTEQAESEDELFLDACQFVVEQGGASTSSVQRKFRIGYNRAARLIEEMESQGIISEGRGTKPRDVLISEDEFAAMQETNV; encoded by the coding sequence ATGTTAGATTGGATGAAAAAGCTGTTTAACAAAGAGGAAGAACAAACAGCGATGAATAAAGAAGTACCAAAGCAAATTGAAAGTCAGCCGAAAATTCCTCGTGTAAACCACTACACTGAAGCAAGAGAAGCACAAATGGCAAGTAGGAATGCAGGTAAATGCCGTTTTCCTTTAGTACCGGATAATGGGTTCGATGAAGAGGATGAAAGCGAAGTAAATCGCTTTGAAGAACAACCTGTTCAAGGAGTAGCATATGAAGAACCGACTGCCCAAAGAGGAATAAAGGTGGAAAGAAGCAGACGACCGTATGTGGAAAAGGTTGTTTCTACATATGAAGAACCGGAAGTGCAATATGAACCGGTGCGGGAGTCTGTCGTTAAAAAGGCATCTGCACCTTCGCAAGAGAGTAACCGTAGACCATTTCGTCCAACAGAAATGATTTCGCCAATTTATGGATATAACCGTCCTTCAGTAGAGAAAAAGGTTGAAAAGCAGGAGGAAGTAAAAGAAAGAGAAGATCTTGAAATATCTGTAGAGGGTAAATCAGTCGTTGATGCATGGTTAGAGAAAAAAGGATATAAATTATCTGATTTCTCAGAAGGACAAGCACCAACTTCTTCTAGTCATAGAGCTGCTAACCAGCAAGGAGAGCAACAATATGAAGAGAATAAAAAGGAAGAAAAGTCAGTAGTTGATCAATGGCTAGAGAAAAACGGTTATGAAATTGAACGCCAAGTGCCTTTAGTAGAAGAAAAAGAAGTGATTAAAGAAATGAGTACACCGCAGGAAGTTTCAGCGGATGAATTACTTCATAAAACAGTAGCTGAGCAGATGGAAAGTGCTAAGCTAGAAAAAGATGTAGTGGTGTTAAACGAAAACAATCTACAAGAAGAATTAGTAGCTTCTAAAGTAGAGCACGAGGATACAATATTATCAGAAGAAATTAAACGTAATACAGAAATAAAACAACCTACTATTGAAGTAGAAAAGCAAGCTCCAGAAGAATCAGTGATTGTCAAAGCAGAAGAAAAACTTGAAGAAACAATCATTGTGGAAATACCAGAAGAAGTGTCAAAAGTAGAAGTAATTGCAGAAACGGAAGAGCTTGAAGAAGTAGTTATGGAAACAGAGGCACCTGAAGAAGTGGAAGAAGAAGTGGAAGTAATTGCAGAAACGAAAGAGCCAGAAGAAGTAGTTATGGAAACAGAAGAAGTGGAAGTAATTGCGGAAGCAGAAGAAGTAGAAGTGATTGTAGAAACAGAAGAGTCAGAAGAAGTGGAAGTAATTGCGGAAGCGAAAGAGTCAGAAGAAGTGGAAGTAATTGCGGAAGCGAAAGAGTCAGAAGAAGTGGAAGTAATTGCGGAAGCGAAAGAGTCAGAAGAAGTGGAAGTAATTGCGGAAGCGAAAGAGTCAGAAGAAGTGGAAGTAATTGCGGAAGCGAAAGAGTCAGAAGAAGTGGAAGTAATTGCGGAAGCGAAAGAGTCAGAAGAAGTGGAAGTAATTGCAGAAACAGAAGAGTCAGAAGAAGTGGAAGTAATTGCGGAAGCGAAAGAGCTAGAAGAAGTGGAAGTAATTACAGAAACAGAAGAGTCAGAAGAAGTGGAAGTAATTGCGGAAACGGAAGAAGTGGAAGTAATTGCGGAAGCAGAAGAAGTGGAAGTAATTGCGGAAGCAGAAGAAACAGAAGTGATTGCAGAAACAAAAGCGCCTGTAGTAGAGACATTTGTAGCACTTGAGGAAATTCAGCAAGAAGATGAAGCAATTGAACAAAAGAGTGAATTCATACATGTTGCTGAGGCTGATGAACAAACGAAGAAAGATGTTCAAAGCTTTGCGAATGTTTTAATTGCAGAAACAGAGGAAAATAGACGAGTTGTAGAAGAAGCACAGGTCGCAGAAGAGCAACGAGTTGTAGAAGAAGCGCCAGTCGTAGAAGAGCAACGAGTTGTAGAAGAAGCGCCAGTCGTAGAAGAGCAACGAGTTGTAGAAGAAGCGCCAGTCGTAGAAGAGCAACGAGTTGTAGAAGAAACACCAATCGCAGAAGAGCAACCAGTTGTACAAAAAGAAGAACCAAAACGTGAGAAAAAGCGCCATGTACCATTTAATGTTGTTATGTTGAAACAAGATAGAACACGATTAATGGAAAGACATGCAGCTAGAGCAAATGCAATGCAGCCTTCTGCTAATGTACGAGTAGAGAATAAGCCAGTACAACAAGAGGTAGCAGAACCACAAGTGGAAGAACGCCCAGTGCAGCAAGTAGTAGCAGAACCACAAGTGGAAGAAAACCCAATGCAGCAGGTGGTAGTAGAACCACAAGTGGAAGAACGTGCAGTGCAGCAGGGGGTAGTAGAACCACAAGTGGAAGAGCGCCCAGTGCAGCAGGTGGTAGTAGAACCACAAGTGGAAGAAAACCCAATGCAGCAGGTGGTAGTAGAACCACAAGTGGAAGAACGTCCAGTGCAGCAGGTGGTAGTAGAACCACAAGTGGAAGAGCGCCCAGTGCAGCAGGTGGTAGTAGAACCACAAGTGGAAGAGCGCCCAGTGCAGCAAGTAGCAGAACCACAAGTGGAAGAACGCCCAGTGCAGCAAGTAGTAGCAGAACCACAAGTGGAAGAGCAACCAATGCAGCAAGTAGTGGTAGAGCAAGTACAAAAGCCAATTTCAAGTACGGAAGTACAAGAGAAAGCATATGTTGTAAATCAAAGAGAGAACGATATGCGAAATGTATTGCATACACCACCGACATATACTGTTCCACCATTAGCGCTGTTGTCGATTCCACAGCAATCAGCGTTAGATAATACAGAATGGTTAGAGGAGCAGAAAGAATTATTAGATACAACGTTTAATAATTTTCACGTTGGCGCACATGTTATTAATGTATCGCAAGGGCCAGCGGTAACTCGTTTTGAAGTACAGCCAGACCCAGGTGTGAAAGTAAATAAAATTACAAACTTAAGTGATGATATTAAGTTAAGTTTAGCTGCGAAAGATATTCGTATTGAAGCGCCGATTCCAGGGAAGAGTGCAATTGGAATTGAAGTTCCAAATAAAGAAAGCAAGCCAGTATTTCTTCGCGAAATTTTAAGAAGTCCTGTATTCACAAAGAGTGAATCACCGCTTACTGTTGCGCTTGGACTTGATATTTCAGGGGACCCAATTGTAACGGATATTCGAAAAATGCCGCACGGACTTATTGCGGGTGCAACGGGTTCAGGTAAAAGTGTGTGTATTAACGCCATTTTAACGAGTATTTTATATAAAGCGAAACCACATGAAGTGAAGTTAATGTTAATTGATCCGAAGATGGTTGAGCTTGCACCATACAATTCTGTTCCGCATCTTGTAGCACCTGTTATTACGGATGTAAAAGCAGCGACAGCTGCATTAAAATGGGCAGTTGAGGAAATGGAACGCCGTTATGAATTGTTTGCACACGCAGGTGCTCGTGATTTAACTCGCTACAATACGATTGTAAGTGAGCGAGAAATTCCAGGAGAGACATTACCTTATATCGTTATTGTCATTGACGAGTTAGCCGATTTAATGATGGTAGCACCTGGTGATGTTGAGGAAGCGATTTGTCGTATTGCGCAAAAAGCACGTGCTTGTGGTATTCATTTATTAGTAGCGACGCAGCGTCCATCTGTAGATGTTATTACAGGTTTAATTAAGTCAAACATTCCAACGCGTATTGCGTTTACTGTATCATCTCAAGTTGATTCGCGTACGATTATTGATATTGGGGGCGCGGAGAAATTACTTGGCCGTGGTGATATGTTATTCTTAGGGAACGGTACATCTAAACCAGTTCGTGTACAAGGTGTATACGTATCGGATGATGAGATTGAAAAAACAGTTGATCATGTGAAAAAGCAAATGAAGCCGAATTACTTATTTAAGCAAGAGGATTTATTAGCGAAAACAGAACAAGCTGAGTCGGAAGACGAATTGTTCCTTGATGCATGTCAATTTGTTGTAGAACAAGGGGGAGCGTCCACATCTTCTGTACAGCGAAAATTCCGCATCGGTTATAATCGCGCGGCACGTCTCATTGAAGAGATGGAATCGCAAGGAATTATTTCTGAAGGTAGAGGAACGAAACCGAGAGATGTCCTTATTTCTGAGGATGAATTTGCCGCTATGCAGGAAACAAATGTATAG
- a CDS encoding nicotinate phosphoribosyltransferase: MKEIELKLKGEINRLTNKTFKFDERVGEGWFSAVYFLKTREIIEEFRPKSVVTMQFFQKENAVLCGTDEVIALLQTFAKNPEELEINSLKDGDKISPFETVLTIHGPYENFGFLEGVIDGILARRTSVATNVYNVVQAARSVDKEKPVIFMGDRDDHYTQQAGDGYAAYIGGMSAQATHAMNEWWGKSGMGTMPHALIQMFNGDVVEAAKAYHKKFPEDELVVLIDYNNDVITDALRVAREFGSTLKGVRVDTSRTMIDQYFIRHPEVLGTFDPRGVNPSLVFALRKALDEEGFQHVDIVVTGGFDEKRIREFEAQNVPVDIYGVGSSLLKMNIGFTGDNVELNGKPEAKAGRKYRPNPRLERVQLEKREEM, encoded by the coding sequence ATGAAAGAAATTGAATTAAAATTAAAAGGTGAAATAAATAGACTAACAAATAAAACATTTAAATTTGACGAACGTGTTGGAGAAGGTTGGTTCTCTGCCGTTTACTTTTTAAAGACTAGAGAAATCATCGAAGAATTTCGCCCGAAAAGTGTTGTAACGATGCAATTTTTCCAAAAGGAAAATGCAGTTCTTTGCGGAACGGATGAAGTAATTGCATTGCTACAAACATTCGCTAAAAATCCTGAGGAACTTGAAATTAACTCTTTAAAAGATGGCGATAAAATTAGTCCATTTGAAACAGTGTTAACAATTCATGGTCCTTATGAAAATTTCGGATTTTTAGAAGGTGTCATTGATGGGATTTTAGCTCGTCGTACATCGGTTGCGACAAACGTATATAACGTTGTCCAAGCTGCGCGTAGCGTAGATAAAGAAAAACCAGTTATTTTCATGGGAGATCGTGATGATCATTATACACAACAAGCTGGTGACGGTTATGCAGCATACATCGGAGGTATGAGCGCACAAGCGACGCATGCGATGAATGAATGGTGGGGCAAAAGTGGTATGGGGACGATGCCTCACGCATTAATTCAAATGTTTAATGGTGATGTTGTGGAAGCGGCAAAAGCATATCATAAGAAATTCCCAGAAGATGAATTAGTTGTATTAATTGATTACAACAATGATGTCATTACAGATGCACTTCGCGTAGCGCGTGAATTTGGATCAACATTAAAAGGTGTACGTGTAGATACGTCCCGCACGATGATTGATCAATACTTTATTCGCCACCCAGAAGTACTTGGAACATTCGATCCACGTGGTGTAAACCCATCGCTTGTATTCGCACTTCGTAAAGCACTTGATGAAGAAGGATTCCAGCATGTAGACATCGTTGTAACTGGTGGATTTGATGAGAAGCGTATTCGTGAATTTGAAGCTCAAAACGTACCTGTTGACATATACGGGGTAGGAAGTAGCTTATTAAAAATGAATATTGGCTTTACTGGTGATAATGTAGAACTAAATGGGAAACCAGAAGCAAAAGCTGGTCGTAAATATCGTCCAAACCCACGTTTAGAGCGTGTTCAATTAGAAAAAAGAGAAGAGATGTGA
- a CDS encoding N-acetylmuramoyl-L-alanine amidase: MKYIKIMSMIAFIGIYMAGCSQEQPKKETTSSIQEKNKDTKEDAPVEKQQEQEKNEESQAIQTNEQVEHKQEEVSSEEKKEETTPVQPTEQPVQNNEQKVEGNEKQEKFLVVIDPGHQQKANLNLEPIGPGATTQKYKVTDGTTGVVTKKREAVLVLEMAFLLKEKLEAKGIQVLMTRTSQDVDISNKERATFANNHKANLFLRLHADGSENPNESGFAVLTPAEGSPYTKEIYAESLQISQMIVNKMRENQQVKVNGIKFRDDLSGFNWAKVPGVLLELGFMSNYEEDKKLSDPQYVNSLLQSVTDSVDAYRKSKA, from the coding sequence ATGAAGTATATAAAAATAATGAGCATGATTGCATTCATTGGAATATATATGGCCGGTTGTTCACAAGAGCAGCCGAAAAAAGAAACTACATCTTCTATACAAGAGAAAAACAAAGATACCAAAGAAGACGCACCGGTAGAAAAGCAGCAAGAACAAGAAAAGAATGAAGAGTCACAAGCAATTCAAACGAATGAGCAAGTAGAACATAAGCAAGAGGAAGTATCATCTGAGGAAAAGAAAGAAGAAACTACGCCAGTACAGCCAACTGAGCAACCAGTGCAAAATAATGAACAAAAAGTAGAGGGTAATGAAAAACAAGAGAAGTTTCTCGTTGTTATTGATCCAGGACATCAACAAAAAGCGAATTTAAATTTAGAGCCAATTGGACCAGGGGCAACAACGCAAAAATATAAAGTGACAGACGGTACAACAGGTGTTGTGACGAAAAAGAGAGAGGCTGTACTTGTATTAGAAATGGCTTTTTTATTAAAAGAAAAGCTTGAAGCAAAAGGGATACAAGTATTAATGACGAGAACATCACAAGACGTTGATATAAGTAATAAAGAACGGGCGACATTCGCAAATAATCATAAGGCGAATTTATTTTTACGTCTTCATGCAGATGGTTCTGAAAATCCAAACGAAAGTGGGTTTGCTGTATTGACGCCGGCAGAAGGAAGTCCGTATACGAAAGAGATTTATGCGGAAAGTCTTCAAATCTCTCAAATGATTGTAAATAAAATGAGGGAGAACCAGCAAGTAAAAGTAAATGGAATTAAATTTCGGGATGATCTTTCTGGATTTAATTGGGCAAAGGTTCCTGGTGTGTTATTAGAACTTGGGTTTATGTCAAACTATGAAGAAGACAAAAAATTATCTGACCCGCAGTATGTAAATTCTTTATTGCAAAGTGTAACGGATAGTGTAGATGCATATCGGAAGAGTAAAGCTTAA
- a CDS encoding DUF1444 domain-containing protein produces the protein MKMTSKKMKDELIKKLSRPEWDFQYDSEKEVLRIEQKDSKKGINVSLPGVVAKWEVNKEKAIEEVAYYVQEALIAMHKEENSGAKILPVIRSTSFPKQAEEGNPFIMTDHTAETRIYYALDSNKTYRLIDERLLQKLELTEQQVREMALFNARSLGYEFKQDTVAGNTFYFLNTNDGYDATRILNESLLQSMREKISGDMVVAVPHQDVLIIADIVNEIGYDIIAQMTMKFFAEGHVPITSLSFVYEDGEFEPIFILAKNRKKTDGKEKG, from the coding sequence ATGAAGATGACAAGTAAAAAGATGAAAGATGAGTTAATAAAGAAATTATCTCGCCCAGAATGGGACTTTCAGTATGATAGTGAGAAAGAAGTTTTACGTATTGAACAAAAAGACTCCAAAAAAGGTATTAACGTATCGCTTCCAGGAGTTGTGGCAAAATGGGAAGTGAACAAGGAAAAGGCAATTGAAGAAGTTGCTTATTACGTACAAGAAGCGCTAATTGCGATGCATAAAGAAGAAAATAGCGGAGCGAAAATTTTACCTGTTATTCGCTCTACTTCTTTCCCGAAACAAGCAGAAGAAGGAAATCCGTTTATTATGACGGATCATACGGCGGAAACACGTATTTACTACGCGCTAGATTCGAATAAAACGTATCGACTAATTGATGAGCGTCTATTACAAAAATTAGAACTTACAGAACAGCAAGTGCGTGAAATGGCATTATTCAACGCACGCTCATTAGGTTATGAATTTAAACAAGACACAGTAGCGGGTAATACATTCTACTTTTTAAACACAAATGATGGGTATGACGCGACTCGTATTTTAAACGAATCGTTACTACAATCGATGCGTGAAAAGATTTCTGGTGACATGGTTGTTGCTGTTCCTCACCAAGATGTATTAATTATTGCTGATATCGTCAACGAAATCGGTTATGATATTATTGCACAAATGACAATGAAATTTTTTGCCGAAGGGCATGTTCCGATTACATCACTTTCATTCGTATATGAAGATGGAGAATTTGAACCAATCTTTATTTTAGCGAAAAATCGGAAGAAGACAGATGGAAAAGAGAAAGGATGA
- the murC gene encoding UDP-N-acetylmuramate--L-alanine ligase, whose product MTVYHFVGIKGTGMSSLAQILHDMKHTVQGSDYEKRFFTQTALEKRSISILPFDKNNVEEGQVIIAGNAFPDTHEEIVAAKELNIPVHRYHHFLGDLMSQYTSVAVTGAHGKTSTTGLLAHVMQGAHPTSYLIGDGTGHGVENSKYFVFEACEYRRHFLSYNPDYAIMTNIDFDHPDYFADINDVFSAFQEMALQVKKGIIACGDDEELQKIQAKVPVIFYGFGEDNDFQARNIQKRTDGTIFDVFVRNTYYDTFKITGYGNHSVLNALAVIALCHYENVDVEAVKHQLTTFEGVKRRFNEKPMGEQVIIDDYAHHPTEINATIEAARQKHPEREIVAVFQPHTFSRTEKFLDEFAESLSKADQVYLCDIFGSARENKGELTIEDLQKRIDGAELITDTTTDVLKKHKNGVLIFMGAGDIQKFEAAYVKEVQVAEK is encoded by the coding sequence ATGACAGTTTACCATTTTGTAGGAATTAAAGGAACAGGAATGAGTTCATTAGCGCAAATTCTTCATGATATGAAGCATACTGTTCAAGGGTCTGATTATGAAAAGCGTTTCTTTACACAAACAGCGTTGGAAAAGCGTAGTATCTCGATCCTTCCTTTTGATAAGAATAATGTAGAAGAAGGACAAGTGATTATTGCAGGAAATGCATTTCCTGATACGCATGAAGAAATCGTAGCAGCAAAAGAATTAAACATCCCAGTCCATCGTTACCATCATTTCTTAGGTGACCTGATGAGCCAATACACAAGTGTTGCTGTAACTGGTGCACACGGAAAAACATCAACAACAGGTTTGTTAGCCCATGTAATGCAAGGTGCACACCCAACATCTTACCTTATTGGAGATGGAACAGGGCATGGGGTAGAAAATAGTAAGTATTTTGTATTTGAAGCTTGTGAGTATCGTCGTCATTTCTTGTCTTATAATCCAGACTATGCAATTATGACGAATATTGATTTTGATCATCCAGATTATTTTGCAGACATCAATGATGTATTCAGTGCATTCCAAGAGATGGCATTGCAAGTGAAAAAAGGCATTATTGCATGTGGAGATGATGAAGAACTTCAAAAAATTCAAGCGAAAGTACCTGTTATTTTCTATGGATTTGGAGAAGATAATGATTTCCAAGCACGCAACATTCAAAAGAGAACAGATGGTACGATATTTGATGTATTCGTTCGTAACACGTACTATGATACGTTCAAAATTACAGGATACGGCAATCACAGCGTATTAAATGCGTTAGCAGTAATCGCGCTTTGCCATTATGAAAATGTTGATGTAGAAGCAGTAAAACATCAATTAACAACTTTTGAAGGCGTAAAACGTCGCTTTAATGAAAAGCCGATGGGAGAGCAAGTAATCATCGATGACTACGCACACCATCCGACAGAGATTAATGCAACGATTGAAGCTGCTCGTCAAAAACATCCAGAGCGTGAAATTGTCGCTGTATTCCAGCCACATACATTCTCACGTACAGAAAAGTTCTTAGATGAGTTCGCAGAAAGCCTAAGCAAAGCTGACCAAGTATACTTATGTGATATTTTCGGATCAGCACGTGAAAACAAAGGTGAATTAACAATCGAAGATCTGCAAAAGCGTATTGACGGTGCAGAATTAATTACAGATACAACAACGGATGTATTAAAGAAACATAAAAACGGCGTTCTAATTTTCATGGGCGCAGGTGACATCCAAAAAT